The genome window aatatggATAGATCTTGGGTGATTTGACATCCTATATTTTTGAAGTTAATGTCAGTCATCGCTGTTCCTGTGGTGCCAGGAGCAGCAGCTTCTGCTGTAGCAAAGTTTGAGAGGTATGAGGAGGGGAGACACacattggttggttggttggttggttggttggttggttggttgggtttatTTCCCTGCACAGGGGGACTGGAAGAGTCTGTGAATATAAGTGCTCTGTCTCTGCTGGATCATCCTAAATATACATTCGGGGGAACAGAGACACCAAGATAAAGAATTTGTGGGCTTGACGCATATGCCAGATAGGCAAGCATGCATGGGTGTAATCCATCAGTCCGGATGAGGCAAACCGTTTCTGCCAGGTGGTGAAGGAAGGAATGAGCACCTGGCAATGTGGTTGCCAAAAGCCGAGAGATATTTATGATGAATCTGCATTTATTCTTAAAGGGGGATTTGAACATACTatagctctttgaatcagaatgGGTCCCCTCACCTTGAATTCAGTCTGGGTTAAGATATTTgatggttggggctggagagttgatggtcagagctggagagatggctcagtggttaagagcaagggcttctcttccagaggtcgtgagttcaattcccagcaaccacatggtggctcacaaccatctatagtgggatctgatgcccttttctggcataaagttatacatgcagacagaacactcatacataaaaataaatttaaaaagagaaatttgaCAGTCAAGTGGAAAGACTCCCGTGGACAGTTGGCAAAGGGAGTGATTGAAATGGGGTTCTGATATATAGAGAATCCTACATAGTGTGAGGGCTTGGGAAGATATAGAAGCAACAATCAGATATAACATTTGGATTAGCAACCTTCATGAGCAAGTGCGTGGTAATAAAATTGTCATTAGGTGATcaaaggaggccagaggagtagggctaaggagagagagaaaggtggtgGTGACGGGAAGTGATGTCAGCTGGTGAACCCCACCAACAGGGCCAGGGCAGGTATAGTGGCTGGTTCCGTTATAGCATTCAAATAAAGGAATTCTAAGGTGTGAACTCGGCTAAAGCTCTATAGATGAATATCTTAGTCTTCCCATCAAAGGCTGAATCCTTCTCATTGTGTCTATAGACAAAACCCACAACCCCTTTTTTCCATCTAATATCCCAAGGGTCAGGGATTAAGTAGTTGACCTTAGTATGCCAATCAACTGAGGTGAGTTTTGATGGATTTTCTCCTCCCCATCTGGTCCAAGTACTATGATATTTGCAGCTCCAGTGTGGACATCCTCCATAATTTGGGTCCTTACAGTCGGGCCGAGTTTGCTCATACATAAAACAGACATATATAGGAGAGGACATAGCATTGTAGAAGTCATTTATACATTTCCCTTGGCAGGTGTCCCTTATATCAAAAGTGAGGCTTATAGCACTTGCACATCCTGTGACTGGACAGAAGGTAGAGCCTATGGTCTTGTTGTGATTTTCCAGGGCAATTACATGGAACTTCCATGCCTTAGGGGCTGGTTTGGTTAGTACAGGAGCCCGGGGAGCTGGGCGTTTCCCATTTGGGTTCCCAGAAAGAACAGAAGGGAATATAGCCAGACAAAACAACAGCACTAAATTAAACCCCATGTCACGATTATCTTTAGTGGATCTTCGCAGGTCTTGATGACAATCTGCTTTTCTTTAGCTAGGCTGTCGTTCCCAGTGGCACACGTGACCTGAGAGTGATGTGGCCAGGTGTGGGACGCTGGACACAGTGGAGGCGATCAGGATGACGAGGTGTGGTGGCTTCCAGTGGGGTCCCAGTGCCTCAGCTCAGTGTCTCTTGATCCACACCTTCTCTCCTGGCTGGAAGCGGTGTGGATGAGGTGGTGGACTTCAGAAAGCAGCCTGAAGCGAGGAGGCCACAGTACCCGGAGTCAGCTGCAGAGCCTGTACAGACTGAAACAGTTGATGGTTAGGAGTTTCAGTGGCTAGTTCCATatgagggaggatgggaggaggtcTCCCAAAGAGGATTTCAAATGGAGTTAAACCTTTTCCATAAGGAGTGCTTGGATCCCtaagaagggaaaagggaaggaacCCCACCTATCTTTTGCCAGTCTCCAAAGTTAATTTAGTCAAGGTCCGATTTGGCCTCTCTATTTGTCCTGAACTTTGAGGATGGTAAGCACAATGTAATTTCCAATTGGTCCCAGAACAGCAGAAATGCACTCAGTAACCCTGGATATAAAGGCAGGTCTACTATCTGACCCTATGAACAATGGCAATCCAAACCTAGCCATTATCTCAtccttttcaaaatgtgtttctgCTCTTAGTTTGTGGAGCAGGTCACATGCCAACAGAGGTACAGACACTCGGGCATAGCTAGGAAAGAGTGCCTCAGAGTCCCCTTTCCCAGGCCCACAGTTCTTTGGGGGTCCAAGAACAGATTTGTGAACCAGTAGCTTCTTGTACTACAGTTAGTTTCTTATTCACTGGCCCACCTGCCTGCTTTAAAACCAAGGAAGTGGCTCCCATATCCACAAGGAAATTGATGGGAATCTGCCCCccagcacacacgcacacactttcAGAGTAATTCCGGGCTCCGGGGGAGGGGTGGCTAAGCCCAGACCCTGTCAGTCTGTGTCTAACTGGAGCATAAATGCAGACCT of Peromyscus maniculatus bairdii isolate BWxNUB_F1_BW_parent chromosome 4, HU_Pman_BW_mat_3.1, whole genome shotgun sequence contains these proteins:
- the LOC107402084 gene encoding putative endogenous retrovirus group FC1 Env polyprotein, yielding MGFNLVLLFCLAIFPSVLSGNPNGKRPAPRAPVLTKPAPKAWKFHVIALENHNKTIGSTFCPVTGCASAISLTFDIRDTCQGKCINDFYNAMSSPIYVCFMYEQTRPDCKDPNYGGCPHWSCKYHSTWTRWGGENPSKLTSVDWHTKVNYLIPDPWDIRWKKGVVGFVYRHNEKDSAFDGKTKIFIYRALAEFTP